From Arachis hypogaea cultivar Tifrunner chromosome 3, arahy.Tifrunner.gnm2.J5K5, whole genome shotgun sequence:
tcattaatatatttatgtataaatatatatgtggtttaatttatttttaatatgtatttatattctacCCTATATTTTATACAGGTGACTCTGAATTTTGTATCTGATAATAGTATATATGTAAGTATGTAACATAGTCCAATAAAAATAGATAGATTGTCCGATgtctcaccaactttgaataacaAACAAAAGCTAGTTTCCACACATATATACATCTCTTTCGCATTCCATccctctcttttaatttcttggtATTGTCCTCTTCGTATCTATTCTTTGCAAGAACAAAACCTACTGATTCAGAAGAAACACTTCCGGTGAAGAAACTTATTAGTGCACGAGTTATCACCGTTGGCTTCAACCAAAGGCAAATcagattttttattaattatggcCTCAAGTTTATTCGGTTATGTATATATACTGGTGGTGCTAGTGAAGAAAGTGATGTTTATGGATTTGGAGTGCGTTGTGCTTGAGCTTTTACCCAAAGTTGTTTTAGTTAGTGTTTGTATTTCAAGGAAATATAATGTAGGCCTTGCATGGCTAAAGTTGCAACCATTCTCAACAACTTATTTATATTAGGAAATGTGCATATGATCAAACTTGGTAAGCATTTCTAgtctatatatttaaaaaaaaatatattttgcttAGATATTTTGTCTAGATTTTACATATTCTAAATCATTCAATGAGACTGAGATGTTGAAATAGAAAAGGCGTGCGTGACAATGGCTTTATCATGAGGGAAGTTGATATGCTAATATATGGTTACGTGCGGTGTGGGGATCCTTTTATAAGTTTGATGAGAGCGAAAATGACCTTGGATTTCTTTTTCCCCTATTTCAATcagcttttcatttttttcttttaatttgtgtattGGTCTTTTGTTATTCAGTTTGTTTAGTTGTGATTGCTTTTAAGCATTTATCGTGGATTCAAACTTGTAGTACTTTTATGGAAATTCTGAATGGATATCAAAAACTTATTACAAGAGACCCATAATCGTAAATACTGATAGTGACTATTTGAATATTAGGTCATCCTTTATTATATCCTATATTTgtgataataattatatttaatttgattattcGGTTGTAGCTCATTTTCTCGacatatttttcatattttcattttattaaagaaatttgagctaatttgattttaattttcttcaCATTATCGGAATAATAACGAAATGAAGGATGATGGGAAGAGTATTGTTTCCACTATGGCCAATaatgaaaatcaattttataataagattcttattttttgttcctgaaattttaattgaattaaatCCATTTAGTGAAATATTCAAGTTGCAGCAGCATTTGATTGCTTGAAagttcaaacaaaacaaaattgagacaattcaAGAATAAGCTAAAAAGTGTGAAGAAAGCGAGTCTTTCTACCAAAAATTACTTGGCTAAAATCAAGAAATTTGTTGATGCACTTTTAGGTATTGGTCACACTTTGAGTTCTAAGGATCACATTAAAGCCATACTGTAGTTCAATGTTTCTATAGGTTTGATCAAAACTATCAAGGTCCATCTTCTTCCAATCCAACATCTCATTCGTATTCATCTGTTTCAATGCAAAATCCACCTAGCTACCCCTTCTACAATTGCTGATCCAGCTTGGTACTCACCATCTTACTCATGATTCTGCTGCTGACTATACAGGTTCTGAGCAGTTATATATTGCAAATGGTGCAGGTATTCTTATCTCTAAGATTGGTAACTCTTTGTTATTGATCCTCTTACAAAAAGAATTTTTACTTCTGATTGGAGAAGTGACATGAAAGATCGCAGATCCACCAGTGATTAGGCTGTAATCCTCTCCTATGATCTAGTCAAAGATAAAATGTTGTGAGTTGCTCTTCAACTGAAGCAGAGTTTCAATGTTTAGCTGATGCTACTGCAGACACAATCTGACTACACAATCTCTTTCtagagctgtatgtttctttaaCAATTCACCCAACAATTTTCTATGACAACTTCAATGCAGTATTGTTAGTAGTAAATCCAGTTTTTATAGTAGGTCTAAGCACTTTAAAGTAGACCTCCATTTTATTCATGatcgtataaataaaaaataactattcgTGGTCCATATTCCTTCCAATTTCCAAATTACAGACCTATTGACCAAGCCTTTATCCACTGCTTTATTTGAAAAATTCAAGCACAAACTTAGAGTATATGTTCTTATAACTTTGACTTTGTGGGGAAGAGAAGTATAAATAATAGAGTAgataatataactaaaataacaaaatagcAACAACTttctattattagaaaagaaACTGTTTTCAATTATTTATCTCCCAAGCTATTGTGCACAGCTTTCTACTCTAAGCCACATACACTCtttaatatatatacatgtataatCACACTTCTTTATACACTCgagattataataataatattctaaTCTTATTTTCGatattcaattctctcttttgAGCTTAATTCTGCAACAATAATTGTCACTCTTCTCACTATTCCAACAGACTCTGTAAGATATATTCGTATTGATTAGACATTGCTAAGGCAAAGTGCAAAATAGAAACTGACAAAATTGGGAATAATTATGCGCTTCTTTTACCAGCTGTTTTTGAGGCAAAAGTCTTGTGTTCCCACTTCGTACTCGATAATTGCATTTCAATTGTCgtttttggaacatggtttccCATGCCATAACTACACCGCCCAATTGGTATTTTTCTTTAGAAATTGACCCTCCAAGCAAATTTAATTTATGTTCAGAAGTTCTTATTAAACCTTTCACTCAACAAACAATTTGCATACTTATTATGGGATTGCCAACTTGCCAGTTACAATTTAGAAAGGCCTATCTATATATGGTTGTGCACGtttgttttcaattttgttttttcttttttagataactaagaaaaatgaaaataaccGGAGATAATCTTATTTAGTTTTTCAAAACATATTGTTTCAATTTAGAATATGATTTATTGTCACAAAAATTGAAACAGACGCATACAGTGTACAGCACATAAAACTGAACTttgttattcaattatttaatttgtcattcaattatttaatttaaatataatatatattaaaatgtaaaatatatattaaatatatgtatGATAACACAGATACAAATATATTTGTATAGCtgattttttgtgtatttttggaaaaaaataaacCTCACAATTATGAATTCACGCTTAATTAAACAACAATATTATGTACACATAAAAAATCAATAACCAAATCAACTTCTTATCTAATAAATGATAACCACCACATAAAAAGTGATTATTAAATGATGAAAACGAAATCAAGGAGTAACACAAAAAATGTTTACAAATATTAATATCCAaccaatatatattatatattaagaaatcaattttttattataaaattattttttttaacacttaTTTTTTGGAGAGTTTAAAATTTTgcattatgatttaaaatttaactaggataaaaaatcattttaaaaattgataaatattagttaaaaattcaaattaactTCCTATTtaaactcataaaaatataaacacACCGAGGACCATTTCGTAAACTTATTTTTGAAGCAAAAAGTTTgggaaaacaaaaatttttactaaaaaaccgtcaaaaaatttttatgacTTTATTTAATGCATCTTGTAATTTTTATTAGGATTTAATTAACATATGTCTTTAAGAAACATGATAAGTTTATTactaagttttaaatatttttatttaataaatgtaaaataaatgtattaagaatttaaataatattacacatctaaatctttttatgaatcaagtctaatcaaattaaataatattaagatttagaataataatagttataatttatttttgttatgttaaacTATTTTGATTAGATTTTATTAACAAAAAGATTTAGTTATGTagtattattcaatttttttttattttataatattaatatctgTTCTAAAGATACAtgatagataaaatatttttattatatttattcttacGCGCCCTGCAGCTACTTCATATTAATGATGTTATGATTTATTTTGTGGGTTTAACATGTGTCTCAACGgcacataataaaattattattggtagaaaaaggttttaaatttttgtatttaatagatataaaataaatacgtAAAAACTTtaagttttttgtatttttaataaaaaaattttaatttataatcttaatcTATATTCTTAGGTACAAAATCGATAAaccgttattttttttaaagaaagatatTAATGATAATACTGCTATGCATTGAGTGTTCTACccccaaaaaattaatttttgtcaaATAGAGATATTATTGGTAATGAATGATATATATGCTTTGAATGCTCTATCAGAAAGTAAATTTGATTTTTTCAGAGAGATTAATGGTAATACGTGTTATGCTTGATGAGTGTCTACAAAAAGTTATTTTaccataattaaattttaaaaaagaatgcCATATATTTAAAGGGTTTAGTTAATATACGTcctataataaatttattattaataaaaaatttttactaaCACCGAGTAAAGACAAATGATAgctaaatcttaatatttataattttatatttataacattcataattttgtattaacaatattcataattttaaatatataatatttctaattaatatatttttataattaatattattaaattttaaactatatattttataaaaaagtttagaaaatagcaactttattaaattttggccagcatgtaatcaacaaaagaaaaatgaataatcctacattattggatgaaatctcacaccattaaaatgaTGACTACTTGataattacaaatcacaaaaattactgtcCCTAATactctttatattttattatatattttaattaaattatttcacATATACATCAATAAAtcgtaattttaaatattttaatattatttatttaatattcatatatgtgtatgcttatttattaattttaaaagagtAATTCATAATGTCTTATAaatgaaaatattattattaataatatatttttatttattgtttataataTTTGACTAGTtaacattacttttattttttgtaaaacagtaaaaataaaaaactaataatcaACCATGATGAAATTTAAATATGCGAGTTTATTCATTTTTGCTAAGAaaccaatttctttttttttttttttttccagaagCAGCCTAACAAATAAAGTAGTGTgatgaataacaaaaataatatgtaCACACTATACATCTTAGCTTTGAGCAAACCCGCAGCTTTGTAGGAAAAGCGAAAGAAGCAGCCCGCATGCATGAACCCATAATTTGCGTAGTGCTATGTATGTATCCATGCCATTCACATATATCGTGTTTTGGTTGATACTCCACATCCATGAAACATATCACGTTTTTCTATAACATAAAGTTTgttcttctcctcctttcattCACCCTTTACTCCTCCAAAAAACCAACTCCAATCCCTATCCATAGCATCTAATGGACACGTGGACATACATACATTGGGATTATATTGTACtcataaaagatatttaaattaataataaatcataagtacataaaatattttcagtACAAATGAAAAGCATTTGGTGTTATCTaaattacaggaaacaagaatgcaTGTCAAAACAAAGCCTTGAAACCCTAGTGTTGAAGGCGTTAAAGTTGATAATAGAAACACAAATTGCAACAAAACGAGGAGCTTAACGGCCAAGTTTCGAGTAGCTTCTTTGAGAAGCCCTCCAAAGACGTGTCGGTTGGTGTATACTATAGTTGAGAAATCTTAAGGAAGGATTAATGCTAATATGTGTTAGCGTCTTTTGTCCCTACCTATTACTCTTATGTTTGTTTGTGATCTAAAGCCGTGGTGAAAACGTTCAACAACTTCGGCCGCAAGCGAAAATCTATTGTACTATTTCTTGAAAAAACATATAAGGTGATGATGACCATGACATACATGCATTCAtcatattatcattatcattaccaGCTAAAGCCAAATGATATCAACGGCACACGttcaaaatatttgaaaattatatatgTGTCTTTTGAAACTTTGAATTAATACATATTCTCTTGATTTATGTAAAATTTGTTTTCTTTAATAAGAGTAAAAATATAGTTTGGAACCAGTACGTGTGTGCGTGAGTGTTTAGTTTGTACGGGATTGTGaaaggataaagaaaaagaagagagatgcGTTACTTGAATGAAGAAGTATACGGGAAGAAATGAATTGAAAGGACTATACAGTGTATTATTTAGGGGAATGTTAAACGACAATGACTTTGTTGAACAAtatcaacaaccaccaatcaaataaaaatacactacaaataaaaattttattggcgctaaaatttttatatacataaaataaaatcgaaacatatcctttgaaattttattgaaagatattttaaataaaaaatattaggccgtaattcatatttatttttattctagattaatattaattaatctttTATTAAGAATGATGATCTgatcttaatatttttttatttaaaattattctataaaaatataaaaacttatatGCACTTATTGTCacgtaaaattaaaaattgttaaataataatttaatttaatttattaaattatttaataatttttaactattagttttacataaaaataattatatatgaaaATTCACCTTACAAAaaataatgtgtatatatattatgttatagATTATTCAACAAAAGAATATTCGATTTATTTTTTATGAGCAGTATTACTAactgattttcttttttttttgttttatgttaGTTTTACCGTCAATACTTAATTTTACACCTTtacacaattatatatatatatatatatgaaaagtatTCCTTGGGTTACATTGAACTTTGTCGGTTCGTATGTACATATCTGATAAGTGTGTaagttttctattttattttatttgaaggtTTTTACATAGCTTTAAGGACACTTCAAATTTGACAGTGCAGCCGAACCCCTAACACACACATGCACACAGCACACTCTAAATTAAAGAGGTGAAACGTCCTCGCAAGAATCATCAGGTTGCCCCATCTCCACTCTTACCCACTACCCCTTTTTTTCTTATGAATTAAgggtttaaataattaattaaccatGCACATTTTCATATACTCTTCATTTTTCTTAACTAAGTCAACGTAATTAATCCTTCAAGTACACCAACAATAAGATCATTTTCATTTTCTTACATTATATAATTACCCTCAGAACTAGTGCAGCTAACTATTTATTATTTAGcccttgattaattaattgattcaACCGTATATACCAGGACAAAGAGAAACTTGGCTTCCAAGCTTCTTTGCTATATGTAGAACCCACTTGTGTTCCCCACCTTTTTTTTATCtgttattctctctctctctgctttatctctttctctctctctccctctatatTAGAGAAGAAGTTGGCGAAGTAGTAGTGCAAGGCGTTTGGAAGACCAAAAAGCACAGTTTCTGTATGAATCTTAAACAGAGaagaataataatagaaatatagaaaAGATGGAAAACTAAGTAGATAGAGCAGACTGGTAGGTAAGATTATACTCGCTCTCCTCTGAAGGTGATCATTCAGGAAAAACGTGTTCCAAAAGGGACAAGCTACTACCTAGCtttaccttttattttattttatttttccttttcttctctctctgttgattctatttttattttaattattagggAGGTGGTGATCATCGATAACTTGTGGAATTGAAAGGGCCGGGTctggaaaaatcaaaagaaatgaCATGGTGCAATAGATCATCAGTTGTGGAGAGGGGAATCGAAATAATCAACCACCCTAATAGAATGGAGGATTATTTCTCTGTTACTAAAACATTTAAGAATAATGCCTTAAGTAATTAACGATTCTGAACCTTAAAtggtataaataaataataagcaaTGTTATATGATCAATAAAATTGattatcttttatttaataatgCTGGttaagaattatttatttatattttttatttaattatattaaatatatactaaaatcagctattaaTATAAATACatcttaataaattaaataacacatatatttaatttatacataaatatattgatataaaatattaactaatattaataaaaaatattagtctctcatcatcttttataaataatacaTGATAATGAGAAATTAAGATGATTTTGTAAAAGAGAAATTTGTTGGTATTTTGTGATGAACAGTTGAGAATTTTtcaaatgaaaactaatatttgaATTGAAAggcatttttttatataaaaattttgatattatattataaaaattgttttttaaaaataaaattaaactaattaaaaaaattataaataattatatgtctAACAATATTGAATCTAACTAACTTAGCTAGTTATAAGTGTTGAGAAGGATTTTAACAACTGATATATATAActacaaaaatgttatttatacactaaaatcaatcattataatcagttattaatgtatttgtatataaatatatgtaatttaatttatttttaatatatttatattttaacatatattttatattagtggctgattttggtataCACACGGCATAATTTATATAACTATCTTCCTTCTCCCAATCCGTTGTGTTAATGCTAAAGAAAAAGTTTTAGAAACTAATATTTGAGGCTGAATATTATGCTATAGTATTAAGTAGCTAAGCAATAATTAGTGTAATGTTAATAAAGGTTGGATGAATTGATATTATTGGTTGGCACAGGAGTAAGCAAAGATGGACAAGTGCGTCACTTCTTTCACAGGCCTTCAAAAGCATACACAACGGGAACAAGGAAGAGAAGAAAGGTTCACACCGACCAAGAAGGAAGCGAGACTAGGTGGCACAAAACTGGCAAAACCAGACCCATCTCTGTGGCTGGTTCCGTTAAGGGTTTCAAGAAGATTCTTGTTCTCTACACCAACTATGGCAGGCAGAAGAAGCCCGAGAAGACCAACTGGGTCATGCATCAGTACCATCTCGGCTCCAACGAAGAAGAGAAAGACGGCGAGCTCGTcgtttctaaggttttctatcaAACACAGCCTCGACAATGTGCAAATAAGGATCCTTATGATGAAAGATTATTGATGACTTCACAAATCAACAGTGTCAATGACATTAGCATGCACGCACTACCCAAGAACAATGCAGGTTTTGTGGATTATTATAACCCCGGTTTCATGAATATGAATTATGAACAGATGAACGAGACTACCTCACCGCAACTGATTCCGAATATGGTGGTGCAAGGTGACAGCTCTTCTTTCATTCGGTTAGCCATGGATGCAAACAAACCCAGGTTGGACAGAAAGTAGTATGACAATGACTGCATGTATGCATGTTGATGTTTTTTTTAATGCCATATATATgtgtttataattattatatgatGACtgtatttattattctatttatatatatataggaatatTAATTAGAATGAAGGGGAATCAGTAGGGTTGTTAAGGAAATAATTATTTAGGCCTGAATCGGCTTCCTTAATCCCTAATATATATATGTTGACTTTTGCtgatttgatgttgagacttgagaCTTGAGAGACCATCGACCAACAAGGTCTTTCCTGTACTGTATTGTATACTTTTATCTTAATCTTAGTGTACAGGTAAATTCGCAAAACTCACTTCCATCGCTCGCTTAATCTGAAATCTCCACTCCTTTCTTCTttcaacaataaaataaaattcattactATTATTGTTGTTTTTTATATATGTACGAACAAGTGACACATATGTCTTATCCATTTATCTTATTCCTTTCAATGGGGAGTTTAGGGTGcctttatttacatatatatgaGACACTgagatataaacaaaaaaatattatgtacttTGTGTTACacatacataaaatataaaaagacattaacaaaatataatactagctagtttttatatttttattctttacgaAGAAAATCTCATGTCCTAAGTTGTTCAAGTTGTGATGTTGATAGTTTGATGAACCAACAGAGATTATAAGAGggagaaaaataagtttttgtcattattgaagaaaatgaaaaaattttcttaaaatatatttgttgagttattacactttatatactatgtattttttatgtactctcactaaaaaataattacaaggtaagcctattattgataaagaaataatctaggtaatACCCTCCCACAAGCTAGAATCGTGTAAATCTAACAATCCTAGCTTGAAAACATTAGCAAGAAAAGGACCCGGTGACAGAGTTTTGGtaagaaaatcagcaagttgATCTTTGGAATGAACTGGCATAAGATGAATGAGACCAGACAAATGCTTTTCACGAACAATGTGGCAGTCCACTTCAATGTGTTTGGTTCTTTCATGAAAGATAGGATTATTGGCAATGTGAATGGCTGACTGGTTGTCTAGACTTTTGAAATGGCAAACCAATGAAAtccattaaaaaaagataaccaaCTAGCTTCACAAGTGGCAACAATAAGAGACCTGTATTAAACTTCTGCAGAGAACTTGGCAACTGTGGTTTGCTTCTTACTCTTCCAGCTAATGAGAGAGTTCCCAAGTATGAAGCAATAACCGAAAACGGAGCAACGAGTATCAGCACACAGGTAGTAGTCAGTATCGGCAAATCTAGTGAGATGCAGATTAGaagtagaggagaagaagagaccaGTTGCAGGTCAGCCTTTTAAATATCGGAGTACGCGAAAAGCAGTATGTAGGTGAGAAGTGGTTGCACAGTCCAAAAATTGGCTCAAATGTCCCACATTATAAGAGATATCATATCTAGTGTTTGTGAGGTAAAGGAGTCGGCCGATGAGCTGTCTGTAAACAGTGTTCTCTGTTAAAATAGTACCTGATTCCTTTGCGAGTTTCTGACTATAATCAAATGGGGGTAGAGAGAGGATTACAATTAGATAACCAAAATCTCTGAGAAAGTTCATGGTGTACTTTCGCTGATAAATGTGAATTTCAGAGTTAGAGCGTGCTACTTCCATTCCCAAAAAATATTTGAGATCACCATTCACCAAGAtcctttattttaaatttgtcatCCAAATTTTTCTTGATGGAATTGATTTCGCC
This genomic window contains:
- the LOC112782360 gene encoding NAC domain-containing protein 10-like; protein product: RLDELILLVGTGVSKDGQVRHFFHRPSKAYTTGTRKRRKVHTDQEGSETRWHKTGKTRPISVAGSVKGFKKILVLYTNYGRQKKPEKTNWVMHQYHLGSNEEEKDGELVVSKVFYQTQPRQCANKDPYDERLLMTSQINSVNDISMHALPKNNAGFVDYYNPGFMNMNYEQMNETTSPQLIPNMVVQGDSSSFIRLAMDANKPRLDRK